A single region of the Zootoca vivipara chromosome 2, rZooViv1.1, whole genome shotgun sequence genome encodes:
- the SGSH gene encoding N-sulphoglucosamine sulphohydrolase, translating to MSPPARRWVVAPAPLLLLLLLLGLCCARRDPGRPRNVLLIVADDGGFESGVYNNTAISTPNLDALAKRSLIFQNAFTSVSSCSPSRASILTGLPQHQNGMYGLHQDVHHFNSFDSVRSLPLLLRQAGIRTGIIGKKHVGPEAVYPFDFAYTEENGSVLQVGRNITRIKLLVRKFLRSQEEERPFFLYVAFHDPHRCGHSQPQYGAFCEKFGNGEPGMGWIPDWKPQHYSPDQVQVPYFVQDTPAARGDLAAQYTTTGRMDQGIGLVLEELNNAGFHNTTLVIYTSDNGIPFPSGRTNLYWSGTAEPLLISSPEHPSRWGQVSSAYASLLDMTPTILDWFSVPYPSYSLFGKRMVQLTGKSLLPALSLEPAWATVFASQSLHEVTMHYPMRAVQRGPLRFIHNLQNRTPFPIDQDFYVSPTFQDLLNRTQAGQATHWNKTLHGYYYRERWELYDHSLDPTESRNLASDPRYAQVLEELRGLLLKWQWETDDPWVCVPDGVLEDKPSPQCRPLHNEL from the exons ATGTCTCCGCCTGCGCGGAGATGGGTGGTGGCGCcggcgccgctgctgctgctgctgctgcttctggggcTCTGCTGCGCTCGGAGGGACCCGGGCAGACCTCGCAACGTGCTGCTAATAGTCG CTGACGACGGTGGCTTTGAGAGCGGCGTGTACAACAACACGGCCATCAGCACCCCAAACCTGGATGCCTTGGCCAAGCGCAGCTTGATCTTCCAGAATGCCTTCACCTCCGTCAGCAGCTGCTCCCCAAGCCGGGCCAGCATCCTCACAGGCCTGCCTCAG CACCAGAATGGGATGTATGGGCTCCACCAGGATGTGCATCACTTCAACTCCTTTGATAGTGTTCGGAGCCTCCCCCTGCTGCTTAGGCAGGCAGGGATTCGGACAG GGATCATTGGGAAGAAACACGTCGGGCCAGAGGCTGTGTATCCCTTTGACTTTGCCTACACCGAGGAGAACGGCTCTGTCCTGCAGGTGGGGCGGAACATCACCCGAATCAAGCTGCTGGTTCGGAAATTCCTCCgcagccaggaggaggagag GCCTTTTTTCTTGTATGTTGCTTTCCACGATCCACACCGCTGCGGCCACTCCCAGCCCCAGTACGGAGCCTTCTGCGAGAAATTTGGCAATGGAGAGCCTGGAATGGGCTGGATCCCAGACTGGAAACCCCAGCACTACAGCCCAGATCAAGTGCAG GTCCCATATTTTGTACAGGACACGCCAGCTGCTCGTGGGGACCTGGCAGCTCAGTACACAACCACTGGGCGCATGGATCAAG GGATTGGTCTTGTCCTAGAGGAGCTGAACAACGCCGGCTTCCACAACACTACCCTTGTAATCTACACTTCCGACAACGGTATCCCTTTCCCAAGCGGCAGAACTAACCTGTACTGGTCAGGTACGGCTGAACCCCTCCTCATCTCCTCGCCTGAGCATCCTTCGCGCTGGGGACAGGTCAGCAGTGCCTATGCCAGCTTGCTAG ACATGACCCCCACCATTCTGGACTGGTTCTCTGTGCCGTACCCCAGTTACAGCCTCTTTGGGAAGCGGATGGTGCAACTGACCGGGAAGTCCCTGCTGCCAGCGCTGTCTCTGGAGCCGGCGTGGGCCACAGTGTTTGCAAGCCAGAGCCTCCATGAAGTGACCATGCACTATCCCATGCGGGCCGTGCAGCGGGGGCCCCTGCGCTTCATCCACAACCTGCAGAACCGCACGCCTTTCCCCATCGACCAGGACTTCTACGTGTCACCCACATTCCAGGACCTGCTGAACAGGACCCAGGCAGGGCAGGCCACACACTGGAACAAGACGCTGCATGGCTACTACTACCGGGAACGCTGGGAGCTGTACGATCACAGCCTCGACCCCACGGAGAGCCGCAACTTGGCTTCTGACCCCCGCTATGCCCAGGTCCTAGAGGAGCTCAGGGGGCTGTTGCTGAAATGGCAGTGGGAAACAGACGACCCCTGGGTGTGTGTGCCCGACGGAGTTCTGGAAGATAAGCCCAGCCCGCAGTGTCGACCGCTGCATAACGaactgtga
- the CARD14 gene encoding caspase recruitment domain-containing protein 14 isoform X1, protein MSRTTFTPVDQQEQVPIMAEAGADNPILVDQELRDMDEDLLWEMVEGHRYRIVRGVTPSRLTPYLRQAKVLGQLDEEEVLHSPQFTNSAMRVGHMLDLLKFRGKNGALAFLESLKLHNPDIYVLITGLEPSIDHNHFSDLIESSQLTECLAKAVSSLQEELSQEKRQKVSLLHHCRKLKEKTARLEAQAESLSGIEAECNRMKRELSAHFHEALKLKDELYGLSLRYSSALQEKDLAITRCQSLQEELYLMKQELQRARVSSYCEWERSPRPAGDPQPQADELLTLREENERLKSMVELGTFSVVQKDILEQNLDDALDGKQELLNRIHSLREQAALAENQRKQCWEEKEHTLIQCQRMKVDCEIYKDKISALQAQVADLQKERDQAYSARDAAQLEISQSLLEKDSLRRKVFELTDEICELRKQTGLRGSALAQVQWDGPASSLTKEPCPKRKQRLVRMNAVCPQGDSQDSFLSMSESWSDLSNRSNQELLGSIRSCCPIPPCKHSLQRRAMQESSFSRSSSLEFLEEDFLSASEEKVEDPPFEYEMVEKDDGNSLWLHLDPCISESVPMRRRLAQRFPSRITTIAFQANTLMEQISIIGGNQTGIFIHQVTPGSAADEMSLSPGHQIVLVDYGVMEPGFKAVLEDATLEEALWVLERVNGFCCLSVRLNMEGYKKLLSDLNSKLVTSGDSFYVRSNLCLERQAPGELLVGCHDILHITDTVCQGQTQWSACQVNPYTMKDMDAGTIPNYCRAQQQLITLIQEMAQKSTVTHKNSGLQPKLVRIVSTDNKKINPLWSSMDCSLSDSSKPHMSRRVSLHTRSCVSLMPYTLVRPCRPGCPRPVLLVPTLLGRILADKLCLSKAFEKCPAEPQGETQSRDALPEKSETSSNFCVPHQALEWLMQKNVHGWLDLGLESVKELLAMEIYPIIILVTISEKNGKKFRKALQRLGATEEQLLETARKEEAQLETVPCLYGTIAPDGWSDHDTLVSCVRVAIAEEQKKVVWVEQMPH, encoded by the exons GTTCCTATTATGGCGGAGGCAGGAGCAGATAACCCCATCCTGGTTGATCAAGAGCTCCGTGACATGGATGAGGACCTTTTGTGGGAGATGGTAGAGGGTCATCGCTACAGGATTGTTCGTGGTGTCACCCCCAGCCGGCTCACACCCTACCTGCGCCAGGCCAAGGTGCTTGGTCAACTTGATGAGGAAGAGGTGCTGCACAGccctcagtttacaaacagcgCCATGAGAGTGG GTCACATGCTGGACCTCTTGAAATTCCGTGGGAAAAATGGAGCCCTTGCCTTTCTGGAAAGCCTGAAACTCCACAACCCAGATATTTATGTGCTCATCACTGGCTTGGAACCTTCCATAGACCACAATCATTTCAGTG ACCTGATTGAGAGTTCCCAACTGACAGAATGCTTGGCCAAGGCAGTGAGCAGCCTGCAGGAAGAACTGAGCCAGGAGAAGCGGCAGAAGGTGTCTTTGCTCCATCACTGCCGCAAGCTGAAGGAGAAGACCGCCCGGCTGGAAGCACAAGCTGAAAGCCTGAGCGGCATTGAGGCCGAATGTAACCGCATGAAGAGGGAGCTCAGTGCCCACTTCCATGAGGCCCTCAAGCTTAAAGATGAACTTTATGGCCTGTCTTTACGTTACAGCAGTGCCCTGCAGGAGAAGGACTTGGCCATCACCCGCTGTCAGAGCCTGCAGGAAGAG CTGTACCTGATGAAGCAGGAATTGCAGCGAGCCCGGGTGTCATCATATTGTGAATGGGAGAGGTCCCCAAGGCCAGCTGGGGACCCACAGCCACAGGCCGATGAGCTTCTGACACTGAGAGAGGAGAATGAGCGTCTCAAGTCAATGGTGGAGCTGGGGACCTTCAGCGTG GTGCAGAAGGATATCCTGGAGCAGAACCTTGATGATGCTCTGGATGGAAAGCAGGAGCTGCTGAATCGCATCCACTCGCTGAGGGAGCAGGCGGCGCTTGCTGAGAATCAGCGGAAGCAG TGCTGGGAAGAAAAGGAGCACACTCTGATCCAGTGCCAGAGGATGAAGGTGGACTGTGAGATCTACAAGGACAAAATCAGTGCCCTCCAGGCACAAGTGGCTGATCTGCAGAAGGAGAGAGATCAG gcCTACAGCGCAAGGGACGCTGCTCAGTTGGAAATTTCTCAGAGCCTCCTGGAGAAAGATTCACTCCGCCGCAAAGTCTTTGAGCTCACTGATGAGATCTGTGAACTCAGGAAGCAGACAGGCCTACGTGGCTCAGCACTCGCG CAGGTGCAGTGGGATGGGCCTGCCAGCTCTCTGACCAAGGAACCTTGTCCAAAGAGGAAGCAGCGTCTTGTGCGCATGAATGCCGTCTGCCCCCAGGGTGACAGCCAGGACAGCTTCTTGAGCATGTCTGAG TCTTGGTCAGATTTAAGCAACAGGTCAAATCAAGAGCTGCTTGGGAGCATCCGCTCATGCTGCCCAATCCCACCATGTAAGCATTCCCTACAGAGGAGAGCCATGCAAGAAAGTTCTTTTTCCAGAAG CAGTTCCCTGGAGTTTCTGGAGGAGGATTTCCTTTCAGCTTCTGAAGAGAAAGTAGAAGACCCCCCTTTTGAGTATGAGATGGTGGAAAAAGATG ATGGCAACTCTTTGTGGCTTCACCTGGACCCCTGCATCTCAGAGAG TGTGCCTATGCGCCGGAGGCTTGCGCAGCGTTTCCCAAGCCGCATTACAACCATTGCCTTCCAAGCCAACACTTTGATGGAACAGATCAGCATCATTGGGGGGAACCAGACGGGCATCTTCATTCATCAAGTCACACCTGGCTCTGCAGCTGATGAGATGTCTTTGTCGCCGGGCCATCAGATTGTGCTG GTGGATTACGGAGTCATGGAACCAGGTTTCAAGGCTGTCCTGGAGGATGCAACACTTGAGGAGGCTCTTTGGGTCCTGGAAAGGGTCAATGGCTTCTGCTGCCTGTCCGTGCGGCTCAACATGGAGG GCTACAAGAAGCTGCTGAGTGACCTGAACTCCAAGCTGGTGACATCTGGAGACTCCTTCTACGTTCGGTCCAACCTCTGCCTTGAGAGGCAGGCACCTGGGGAACTTCTAGTAGGGTGCCATGACATTCTGCACATCACCGACACAGTGTGCCAGGGCCAAACGCAGTGGAGTGCCTGCCAGGTGAACCCCTACACCATGAAAGACATGGATGCTGGGACTATCCCCAACTACTGCCG GGCACAGCAGCAACTCATCACCCTGATCCAGGAAATGGCCCAGAAGAGCACCGTCACTCACAAG aattCTGGGTTGCAGCCCAAACTGGTGCGCATCGTGAGCACAGACAACAAGAAGATCAATCCGCTCTGGTCATCAATGGACTGCAGCCTGTCGGACTCCAGCAAGCCACATA tGAGCCGCCGAGTCAGCCTCCACACCAGGAGCTGTGTCAGCCTGATGCCGTACACTTTGGTCAGGCCCTGCAGGCCTGGCTGCCCACGCCCAGTTCTCCTGGTGCCCACGCTGTTGGGAAGGATCCTGGCTGACAAGTTGTGCCTGTCCAAGGCCTTTGAGAAATGTCCAGCAG AACCCCAAggtgaaacacagagcagagaTGCGCTCCCCGAAAAAAGTGAGACGAGTAGCAACTTTTGTGTTCCCCATCAAGCTCTGGAGTGGCTGATGCAAAAG AATGTGCATGGCTGGCTGGACCTGGGCCTGGAAAGTGTGAAGGAACTCCTGGCTATGGAAATCTACCCCATCATCATCTTGGTCACTATCAGTGAAAAGAATGGAAAGAAATTCAG GAAAGCCCTCCAGCGCCTCGGAGCAACCGAGGAGCAACTTTTGGAGACTGCCCGGAAAGAGGAGGCCCAGTTGGAGACGGTGCCCTGCCTCTATGGCACCATCGCCCCCGATGGCTGGAGTGACCATGACACTCTTGTCAGCTGTGTCCGCGTGGCCATTGCTGAAGAGCAGAAGAAGGTGGTATGGGTGGAACAAATGCCCCACTGA
- the CARD14 gene encoding caspase recruitment domain-containing protein 14 isoform X2, producing the protein MSRTTFTPVDQQEQVPIMAEAGADNPILVDQELRDMDEDLLWEMVEGHRYRIVRGVTPSRLTPYLRQAKVLGQLDEEEVLHSPQFTNSAMRVGHMLDLLKFRGKNGALAFLESLKLHNPDIYVLITGLEPSIDHNHFSDLIESSQLTECLAKAVSSLQEELSQEKRQKVSLLHHCRKLKEKTARLEAQAESLSGIEAECNRMKRELSAHFHEALKLKDELYGLSLRYSSALQEKDLAITRCQSLQEELYLMKQELQRARVSSYCEWERSPRPAGDPQPQADELLTLREENERLKSMVELGTFSVVQKDILEQNLDDALDGKQELLNRIHSLREQAALAENQRKQCWEEKEHTLIQCQRMKVDCEIYKDKISALQAQVADLQKERDQAYSARDAAQLEISQSLLEKDSLRRKVFELTDEICELRKQTGLRGSALAVQWDGPASSLTKEPCPKRKQRLVRMNAVCPQGDSQDSFLSMSESWSDLSNRSNQELLGSIRSCCPIPPCKHSLQRRAMQESSFSRSSSLEFLEEDFLSASEEKVEDPPFEYEMVEKDDGNSLWLHLDPCISESVPMRRRLAQRFPSRITTIAFQANTLMEQISIIGGNQTGIFIHQVTPGSAADEMSLSPGHQIVLVDYGVMEPGFKAVLEDATLEEALWVLERVNGFCCLSVRLNMEGYKKLLSDLNSKLVTSGDSFYVRSNLCLERQAPGELLVGCHDILHITDTVCQGQTQWSACQVNPYTMKDMDAGTIPNYCRAQQQLITLIQEMAQKSTVTHKNSGLQPKLVRIVSTDNKKINPLWSSMDCSLSDSSKPHMSRRVSLHTRSCVSLMPYTLVRPCRPGCPRPVLLVPTLLGRILADKLCLSKAFEKCPAEPQGETQSRDALPEKSETSSNFCVPHQALEWLMQKNVHGWLDLGLESVKELLAMEIYPIIILVTISEKNGKKFRKALQRLGATEEQLLETARKEEAQLETVPCLYGTIAPDGWSDHDTLVSCVRVAIAEEQKKVVWVEQMPH; encoded by the exons GTTCCTATTATGGCGGAGGCAGGAGCAGATAACCCCATCCTGGTTGATCAAGAGCTCCGTGACATGGATGAGGACCTTTTGTGGGAGATGGTAGAGGGTCATCGCTACAGGATTGTTCGTGGTGTCACCCCCAGCCGGCTCACACCCTACCTGCGCCAGGCCAAGGTGCTTGGTCAACTTGATGAGGAAGAGGTGCTGCACAGccctcagtttacaaacagcgCCATGAGAGTGG GTCACATGCTGGACCTCTTGAAATTCCGTGGGAAAAATGGAGCCCTTGCCTTTCTGGAAAGCCTGAAACTCCACAACCCAGATATTTATGTGCTCATCACTGGCTTGGAACCTTCCATAGACCACAATCATTTCAGTG ACCTGATTGAGAGTTCCCAACTGACAGAATGCTTGGCCAAGGCAGTGAGCAGCCTGCAGGAAGAACTGAGCCAGGAGAAGCGGCAGAAGGTGTCTTTGCTCCATCACTGCCGCAAGCTGAAGGAGAAGACCGCCCGGCTGGAAGCACAAGCTGAAAGCCTGAGCGGCATTGAGGCCGAATGTAACCGCATGAAGAGGGAGCTCAGTGCCCACTTCCATGAGGCCCTCAAGCTTAAAGATGAACTTTATGGCCTGTCTTTACGTTACAGCAGTGCCCTGCAGGAGAAGGACTTGGCCATCACCCGCTGTCAGAGCCTGCAGGAAGAG CTGTACCTGATGAAGCAGGAATTGCAGCGAGCCCGGGTGTCATCATATTGTGAATGGGAGAGGTCCCCAAGGCCAGCTGGGGACCCACAGCCACAGGCCGATGAGCTTCTGACACTGAGAGAGGAGAATGAGCGTCTCAAGTCAATGGTGGAGCTGGGGACCTTCAGCGTG GTGCAGAAGGATATCCTGGAGCAGAACCTTGATGATGCTCTGGATGGAAAGCAGGAGCTGCTGAATCGCATCCACTCGCTGAGGGAGCAGGCGGCGCTTGCTGAGAATCAGCGGAAGCAG TGCTGGGAAGAAAAGGAGCACACTCTGATCCAGTGCCAGAGGATGAAGGTGGACTGTGAGATCTACAAGGACAAAATCAGTGCCCTCCAGGCACAAGTGGCTGATCTGCAGAAGGAGAGAGATCAG gcCTACAGCGCAAGGGACGCTGCTCAGTTGGAAATTTCTCAGAGCCTCCTGGAGAAAGATTCACTCCGCCGCAAAGTCTTTGAGCTCACTGATGAGATCTGTGAACTCAGGAAGCAGACAGGCCTACGTGGCTCAGCACTCGCG GTGCAGTGGGATGGGCCTGCCAGCTCTCTGACCAAGGAACCTTGTCCAAAGAGGAAGCAGCGTCTTGTGCGCATGAATGCCGTCTGCCCCCAGGGTGACAGCCAGGACAGCTTCTTGAGCATGTCTGAG TCTTGGTCAGATTTAAGCAACAGGTCAAATCAAGAGCTGCTTGGGAGCATCCGCTCATGCTGCCCAATCCCACCATGTAAGCATTCCCTACAGAGGAGAGCCATGCAAGAAAGTTCTTTTTCCAGAAG CAGTTCCCTGGAGTTTCTGGAGGAGGATTTCCTTTCAGCTTCTGAAGAGAAAGTAGAAGACCCCCCTTTTGAGTATGAGATGGTGGAAAAAGATG ATGGCAACTCTTTGTGGCTTCACCTGGACCCCTGCATCTCAGAGAG TGTGCCTATGCGCCGGAGGCTTGCGCAGCGTTTCCCAAGCCGCATTACAACCATTGCCTTCCAAGCCAACACTTTGATGGAACAGATCAGCATCATTGGGGGGAACCAGACGGGCATCTTCATTCATCAAGTCACACCTGGCTCTGCAGCTGATGAGATGTCTTTGTCGCCGGGCCATCAGATTGTGCTG GTGGATTACGGAGTCATGGAACCAGGTTTCAAGGCTGTCCTGGAGGATGCAACACTTGAGGAGGCTCTTTGGGTCCTGGAAAGGGTCAATGGCTTCTGCTGCCTGTCCGTGCGGCTCAACATGGAGG GCTACAAGAAGCTGCTGAGTGACCTGAACTCCAAGCTGGTGACATCTGGAGACTCCTTCTACGTTCGGTCCAACCTCTGCCTTGAGAGGCAGGCACCTGGGGAACTTCTAGTAGGGTGCCATGACATTCTGCACATCACCGACACAGTGTGCCAGGGCCAAACGCAGTGGAGTGCCTGCCAGGTGAACCCCTACACCATGAAAGACATGGATGCTGGGACTATCCCCAACTACTGCCG GGCACAGCAGCAACTCATCACCCTGATCCAGGAAATGGCCCAGAAGAGCACCGTCACTCACAAG aattCTGGGTTGCAGCCCAAACTGGTGCGCATCGTGAGCACAGACAACAAGAAGATCAATCCGCTCTGGTCATCAATGGACTGCAGCCTGTCGGACTCCAGCAAGCCACATA tGAGCCGCCGAGTCAGCCTCCACACCAGGAGCTGTGTCAGCCTGATGCCGTACACTTTGGTCAGGCCCTGCAGGCCTGGCTGCCCACGCCCAGTTCTCCTGGTGCCCACGCTGTTGGGAAGGATCCTGGCTGACAAGTTGTGCCTGTCCAAGGCCTTTGAGAAATGTCCAGCAG AACCCCAAggtgaaacacagagcagagaTGCGCTCCCCGAAAAAAGTGAGACGAGTAGCAACTTTTGTGTTCCCCATCAAGCTCTGGAGTGGCTGATGCAAAAG AATGTGCATGGCTGGCTGGACCTGGGCCTGGAAAGTGTGAAGGAACTCCTGGCTATGGAAATCTACCCCATCATCATCTTGGTCACTATCAGTGAAAAGAATGGAAAGAAATTCAG GAAAGCCCTCCAGCGCCTCGGAGCAACCGAGGAGCAACTTTTGGAGACTGCCCGGAAAGAGGAGGCCCAGTTGGAGACGGTGCCCTGCCTCTATGGCACCATCGCCCCCGATGGCTGGAGTGACCATGACACTCTTGTCAGCTGTGTCCGCGTGGCCATTGCTGAAGAGCAGAAGAAGGTGGTATGGGTGGAACAAATGCCCCACTGA
- the CARD14 gene encoding caspase recruitment domain-containing protein 14 isoform X3, protein MSRTTFTPVDQQEQVPIMAEAGADNPILVDQELRDMDEDLLWEMVEGHRYRIVRGVTPSRLTPYLRQAKVLGQLDEEEVLHSPQFTNSAMRVGHMLDLLKFRGKNGALAFLESLKLHNPDIYVLITGLEPSIDHNHFSDLIESSQLTECLAKAVSSLQEELSQEKRQKVSLLHHCRKLKEKTARLEAQAESLSGIEAECNRMKRELSAHFHEALKLKDELYGLSLRYSSALQEKDLAITRCQSLQEELYLMKQELQRARVSSYCEWERSPRPAGDPQPQADELLTLREENERLKSMVELGTFSVVQKDILEQNLDDALDGKQELLNRIHSLREQAALAENQRKQCWEEKEHTLIQCQRMKVDCEIYKDKISALQAQVADLQKERDQAYSARDAAQLEISQSLLEKDSLRRKVFELTDEICELRKQTGLRGSALASWSDLSNRSNQELLGSIRSCCPIPPCKHSLQRRAMQESSFSRSSSLEFLEEDFLSASEEKVEDPPFEYEMVEKDDGNSLWLHLDPCISESVPMRRRLAQRFPSRITTIAFQANTLMEQISIIGGNQTGIFIHQVTPGSAADEMSLSPGHQIVLVDYGVMEPGFKAVLEDATLEEALWVLERVNGFCCLSVRLNMEGYKKLLSDLNSKLVTSGDSFYVRSNLCLERQAPGELLVGCHDILHITDTVCQGQTQWSACQVNPYTMKDMDAGTIPNYCRAQQQLITLIQEMAQKSTVTHKNSGLQPKLVRIVSTDNKKINPLWSSMDCSLSDSSKPHMSRRVSLHTRSCVSLMPYTLVRPCRPGCPRPVLLVPTLLGRILADKLCLSKAFEKCPAEPQGETQSRDALPEKSETSSNFCVPHQALEWLMQKNVHGWLDLGLESVKELLAMEIYPIIILVTISEKNGKKFRKALQRLGATEEQLLETARKEEAQLETVPCLYGTIAPDGWSDHDTLVSCVRVAIAEEQKKVVWVEQMPH, encoded by the exons GTTCCTATTATGGCGGAGGCAGGAGCAGATAACCCCATCCTGGTTGATCAAGAGCTCCGTGACATGGATGAGGACCTTTTGTGGGAGATGGTAGAGGGTCATCGCTACAGGATTGTTCGTGGTGTCACCCCCAGCCGGCTCACACCCTACCTGCGCCAGGCCAAGGTGCTTGGTCAACTTGATGAGGAAGAGGTGCTGCACAGccctcagtttacaaacagcgCCATGAGAGTGG GTCACATGCTGGACCTCTTGAAATTCCGTGGGAAAAATGGAGCCCTTGCCTTTCTGGAAAGCCTGAAACTCCACAACCCAGATATTTATGTGCTCATCACTGGCTTGGAACCTTCCATAGACCACAATCATTTCAGTG ACCTGATTGAGAGTTCCCAACTGACAGAATGCTTGGCCAAGGCAGTGAGCAGCCTGCAGGAAGAACTGAGCCAGGAGAAGCGGCAGAAGGTGTCTTTGCTCCATCACTGCCGCAAGCTGAAGGAGAAGACCGCCCGGCTGGAAGCACAAGCTGAAAGCCTGAGCGGCATTGAGGCCGAATGTAACCGCATGAAGAGGGAGCTCAGTGCCCACTTCCATGAGGCCCTCAAGCTTAAAGATGAACTTTATGGCCTGTCTTTACGTTACAGCAGTGCCCTGCAGGAGAAGGACTTGGCCATCACCCGCTGTCAGAGCCTGCAGGAAGAG CTGTACCTGATGAAGCAGGAATTGCAGCGAGCCCGGGTGTCATCATATTGTGAATGGGAGAGGTCCCCAAGGCCAGCTGGGGACCCACAGCCACAGGCCGATGAGCTTCTGACACTGAGAGAGGAGAATGAGCGTCTCAAGTCAATGGTGGAGCTGGGGACCTTCAGCGTG GTGCAGAAGGATATCCTGGAGCAGAACCTTGATGATGCTCTGGATGGAAAGCAGGAGCTGCTGAATCGCATCCACTCGCTGAGGGAGCAGGCGGCGCTTGCTGAGAATCAGCGGAAGCAG TGCTGGGAAGAAAAGGAGCACACTCTGATCCAGTGCCAGAGGATGAAGGTGGACTGTGAGATCTACAAGGACAAAATCAGTGCCCTCCAGGCACAAGTGGCTGATCTGCAGAAGGAGAGAGATCAG gcCTACAGCGCAAGGGACGCTGCTCAGTTGGAAATTTCTCAGAGCCTCCTGGAGAAAGATTCACTCCGCCGCAAAGTCTTTGAGCTCACTGATGAGATCTGTGAACTCAGGAAGCAGACAGGCCTACGTGGCTCAGCACTCGCG TCTTGGTCAGATTTAAGCAACAGGTCAAATCAAGAGCTGCTTGGGAGCATCCGCTCATGCTGCCCAATCCCACCATGTAAGCATTCCCTACAGAGGAGAGCCATGCAAGAAAGTTCTTTTTCCAGAAG CAGTTCCCTGGAGTTTCTGGAGGAGGATTTCCTTTCAGCTTCTGAAGAGAAAGTAGAAGACCCCCCTTTTGAGTATGAGATGGTGGAAAAAGATG ATGGCAACTCTTTGTGGCTTCACCTGGACCCCTGCATCTCAGAGAG TGTGCCTATGCGCCGGAGGCTTGCGCAGCGTTTCCCAAGCCGCATTACAACCATTGCCTTCCAAGCCAACACTTTGATGGAACAGATCAGCATCATTGGGGGGAACCAGACGGGCATCTTCATTCATCAAGTCACACCTGGCTCTGCAGCTGATGAGATGTCTTTGTCGCCGGGCCATCAGATTGTGCTG GTGGATTACGGAGTCATGGAACCAGGTTTCAAGGCTGTCCTGGAGGATGCAACACTTGAGGAGGCTCTTTGGGTCCTGGAAAGGGTCAATGGCTTCTGCTGCCTGTCCGTGCGGCTCAACATGGAGG GCTACAAGAAGCTGCTGAGTGACCTGAACTCCAAGCTGGTGACATCTGGAGACTCCTTCTACGTTCGGTCCAACCTCTGCCTTGAGAGGCAGGCACCTGGGGAACTTCTAGTAGGGTGCCATGACATTCTGCACATCACCGACACAGTGTGCCAGGGCCAAACGCAGTGGAGTGCCTGCCAGGTGAACCCCTACACCATGAAAGACATGGATGCTGGGACTATCCCCAACTACTGCCG GGCACAGCAGCAACTCATCACCCTGATCCAGGAAATGGCCCAGAAGAGCACCGTCACTCACAAG aattCTGGGTTGCAGCCCAAACTGGTGCGCATCGTGAGCACAGACAACAAGAAGATCAATCCGCTCTGGTCATCAATGGACTGCAGCCTGTCGGACTCCAGCAAGCCACATA tGAGCCGCCGAGTCAGCCTCCACACCAGGAGCTGTGTCAGCCTGATGCCGTACACTTTGGTCAGGCCCTGCAGGCCTGGCTGCCCACGCCCAGTTCTCCTGGTGCCCACGCTGTTGGGAAGGATCCTGGCTGACAAGTTGTGCCTGTCCAAGGCCTTTGAGAAATGTCCAGCAG AACCCCAAggtgaaacacagagcagagaTGCGCTCCCCGAAAAAAGTGAGACGAGTAGCAACTTTTGTGTTCCCCATCAAGCTCTGGAGTGGCTGATGCAAAAG AATGTGCATGGCTGGCTGGACCTGGGCCTGGAAAGTGTGAAGGAACTCCTGGCTATGGAAATCTACCCCATCATCATCTTGGTCACTATCAGTGAAAAGAATGGAAAGAAATTCAG GAAAGCCCTCCAGCGCCTCGGAGCAACCGAGGAGCAACTTTTGGAGACTGCCCGGAAAGAGGAGGCCCAGTTGGAGACGGTGCCCTGCCTCTATGGCACCATCGCCCCCGATGGCTGGAGTGACCATGACACTCTTGTCAGCTGTGTCCGCGTGGCCATTGCTGAAGAGCAGAAGAAGGTGGTATGGGTGGAACAAATGCCCCACTGA